A window of the Cannabis sativa cultivar Pink pepper isolate KNU-18-1 chromosome X, ASM2916894v1, whole genome shotgun sequence genome harbors these coding sequences:
- the LOC115714667 gene encoding uncharacterized protein LOC115714667 yields MKSKDLANGKDHVSKESTKGVAVNQCGIMVRINPLDIIWVKNRRGSWWPGQVVDENLISETSKPGSRSAGEVLVRLYGTYTYLYVDPTKYFSEFDAVLKQNNNSHGKIFLKALELEVAGLKAGESKKRKAKSEDKSRTKHCDGDNSRKNLTRNSKSSTESKKRNREKQNSTRKNSEKSLEKTSKSIPKPDETLSKKRKLARSSPDTPPAKSQELSARRIKVMQSLGLAAPPGSPFCRHGQLFT; encoded by the exons ATGAAGAGTAAAGATCTTGCAAATGGGAAAGATCATGTTAGCAAGGAAAGTACGAAGGGCGTAGCAGTTAATCAATGTGGGATAATGGTTAGAATTAATCCTTTAGATATAATTTGGGTCAAGAATCGTAGAGGCTCGTGGTGGCCTGGACAG GTTGTTGATGAAAATCTCATAAGTGAAACTAGTAAACCAGGCAGCAGATCAGCAGGGGAAGTTCTTGTTAGGCTTTATGGAACTTATACTTA TTTGTATGTTGATCCAACCAAATATTTTTCTGAGTTCGACGCA GTACTTAAGCAGAACAACAATTCTCatggaaaaatatttttgaaagcTTTGGAACTG GAGGTTGCTGGCTTAAAAGCTGGTGAATCAAAGAAGCGCAAAGCCAAATCCGAAG ATAAATCAAGAACCAAACACTGTGATGGAGATAATTCAAGGAAAAACCTCACGCGAAATTCCAAAAGCTCTACAGAATCTAAAAAGAGGAACCGTGAAAAGCAAAACAGTACAAGGAAAAATTCTGAGAAAAGCCTAGAGAAAACAAGTAAGAGTATACCTAAGCCCGATGAGACGCTTAGCAAGAAAAGGAAGCTAGCTAGATCAAGCCCT GATACACCACCTGCCAAGTCTCAAGAATTGAGTGCCCGAAGAATTAAAGTGATGCAAAGTCTTGGTCTGGCTGCACCTCCTGGCTCTCCATTTTGCAGACATGGACAACTTTTTACATGA